TTGACCGTAAGCTGAACGGACTTGCCTTCTACTGTCTTGACGCTGTTACGCACGCCGGGAATGAAGTAGGAGGAGCCCTTGGACAGTTCATTGAACACGTTGTCCGCGTATTGCAGACCGGTCATATGATTGCCGAGCTCATCCTTCATGAGGGGCATGAGCATGATGCCAAACAGTGCCAGAAACGAAATCAGCAGCAGGCAGCCACGAATAAAGGGCGCTTTAGCATGTACGAGCATAATCAGGCCTCCCCTCTGAGCTTGCCGATGTTAAAGAAGAACTTGCTGAAAACCCAGAGGCCGAAAAATGCCACAACGACCCAGAAAACGACGTTGCCCACATTTTCGATAATACCCACAAGACTGGGCGACCAGTGCAGCACTTCCATTTCCACCAGCTTTTTGGGCAGGGTGGCGGCACGGTTGATAAAACCGGCAATGATGGAAATGGCATAGAAGCCGCGGATGTGGATGCCCTTGACCACCTTGGTGGTCAGAGCGCCGACCTGGATGCCCAGCAGTGAACCGAGCAGCATGCCGATGGCCAGGGTGTAGAACACGTAGCCGTAAATGGCGTACTGGCCGATGGCGGCAAAACCGGCGGTAAAGATGATCTGCAGAATATCGGTGCCCACTGTGGTCATGGAGGACACGCCGAAGATGTACACGAACATGGGGAAGGTGACAAAGCCGCCGCCCACGCCCATGATGGCGGCCAGCAGGCCCACAAAGACGCCGCCAGCGGCAACGATCCAGCCGGAGATGCGGCGGCCGCCGGGCACGAGGTCTTCATCAAAGGAGATCATGGGGGGCATGCGCAGGCCCTGAAGCTTCACGGCAAGACCGGTCATGCCGGAGCTGCCGCCGTGCGCGTCCTGACTTGCGGCAGCGCCGCCGCGCGAGCTCTTCAAAAAGTCAAACAGGGCATAAAAGCCGAGAAAGCCCAGCAACACAGCGTAAATACTGCTGATGAACAACTCGGAAAGCAGGGGGTCGGCGTTGTAAAGGCCCTTGTTGATGGCGCCGCCGATAAATGTTCCGATAATGGACCCGGCCAGAAAGGCCACGGCCAGTTTGCCCGACACGTTGCCAAGCTTCTTGTGCACCGTGGTGCCCATGATGGCCTTGGCGAAAATGTGGAACAGGTCAGTGCCCACCGCCAGGATGCCCTTGACCCCCACGGCCATAAGCGCCGGGGTGATGATGAAACCGCCGCCAGCACCGATACACCCGGTGATGAGACCGGCGGCAAGGCCCACGGCTATGGACGCCAGAAAAATGTTAGTGGTGTAAAAGGCGGGCGCGTAGGCGCTTTTGCCGCCCAGCATTTCGTGGTACTCATAAGCCTCCGCCAGGCAACCCGCAAGAATCGGCACTGCCAGCGCCAGAATCAGCAGCAGTTTTTTGCGGTTCTTGAGAATGGAGGTCGATACCTCCAGATCCCATTTCGCGTAGGCTTGCGAGCCGCTCAGCAGAAACTCATACACTTGTCTGCCAAAACTCATACTCTCCTCCAATACGATTGTGGCCGGCCAACGGCCGTAGGTCATGGCCCCAACAATGACGTGTACAGGCACTTGTGGCTGCGCGGCGCGCCCCGGTGCAGCCTGTGCGTTGTTAACTAGCTGTTTTTCATGGCAAAATGAAAAAGGCCAATCTTTTCCCATACACGGAGCTACCGTGACACATTCTTTTGTTTTTGTAAAAGAAATTTATCACGAGCGGCAGTTTTTTGTGACTTGCGTGGAGAAAATACCCCCTTTGCAGGTCACTTTTGGGTTAATTAATCCAAACTGTTGGTGTAAAAGAACAAAAATACGCACCTTATTGCTCGGTTTCTTGCCGTTTTGCGTGTCTCTTCGTGATATTGTGAAAAAAGGCACATTTCTATTTTTTTGCAAGTCCCTGGCTTTGCCCGAATATGATCAGTTCCAGCCAGTCCAGGGCAAAGTTCAGGGCCGCCACGTCTCCGTCCAGGCTGTCTTCCATAATGGCAGTTTTGCGCGCTGCATCAATGGCCACATGGCTGAACATGTTCATGGCGTTGATGAGTTCGCGGAATTTGTCGATCTGAAAAAGGCAAAGCACGGCCGTGGTGGCCATGCGCGCCTCAAGGGGGTTGCCGGTAGCGCGCACCATGGCCATCAGGCGCATATAGCGGTCATTGGCCTCATTGAAGGGCTGCAGCTCTTCATTTTTCATCCACTGCTGCGCGGTGCGGCTGGTGCCCTTGTCAAACCCGTGGCAATGGGATTCGCGCACGATAAAAAAGCGTTCGGCAACGCCATCTGCAGCCATTTTTGTGCCGCGCCCTATGGGGTAGTAGCGACACGCGCCCGGCCTGTCCTCGTATACGGAACAGCCCGCTGGCGTCACAAAGGGGCAGGGTTCGTCCGGCCCGTCCAGCATGCGCAGCATGGGCAGGGGAAAGCCCGTGTCAGGGAAGGAGCGCAGGGTGGTAAAGGTGTTGAGAAAAACATCGCTGGCCATGCCCAGGTGACGGCGCAAGCGTGAAATGTCGTAGGGGGTGAGCGGCAGGGTGAGCTCCGCGCAGCAGCGATTGAAGCAGGGCACCTCGGGGTTGCAGTCAAAGCAGAAGGTTTCGTCTGGGCCAAGCTCGGGCAGGTTGTCAATAAAATCGCGGCTTGCGTCTTTGCTCATGGGGGCTCCTTGTGGGGACGGGGATTGCGGGCGGCACGGTTGCCGCAAGGGGGCCGCAAGTGTGCAGTGGATGAACCGTAGCTGTGCAACAGTCGTGCGGTACGTGCGCAGCAGATGCGCGTGTGCGCCAGCGGCAAAAAAGAGAAGGGCGGCCCGCGTCATTCGGCGGGCCGCCCTTGGCATCCTGTTAGATGACCTTGTTCAGGGCGTATTCGATAATGCCTTCGGCTCCAGCCTCGCGTAGGCGCGGGATAAGGTCGCGCACCACGTCGATCTGCACCACGGACTCGACCGATAGCCATTTTTCGTCCCGCAGGGGGGACACCGTGGGGGAGTTGAGCGACGGCAACATTTCAAGAATGGCCGCAAGGTTGTCCGCCGGGGCGTTCATCTTGAGGGCCACCAGATTTTCTGCCCGCAGAGCGCCCTGAAGCAGCAGGTCAAGCTGCTCGATCTTGGCGCGCTTGCGCGGGTCGGCCCAGGCGTCCCTGTTGGCGATGAGCACAGGGTAGGAGACCATGACTTCGTCAATGATGCGCAGGCCGTGGGCGCGAATGGTGGTGCCGGTTTCGGTCACTTCCACAATGCCGTCGGCAAGCCCTTCCACCACCTTGGCCTCGGTGGCTCCCCAGGAGTAGAATACGTCCACATTGACGCCGGCTTTTTCAAAATAGCGGCGCGTCAGGCCCTCAAGTTCGGTGGCAATGCGTTTGCCCGCGAGGTCGGCGGCGCAGCGGTACGGGGCGTCGCCCGCCACGGCCAGCACCCAGCGACAGGGCCTGTTGGAAGTCTTGGAGTACACAAGGTCGGAAACGCGCACGACCTTGTCTTCGTGGTTGCGCTCGGCAAGCCAGTCAAGCCCGGTGATGCCCACGTCCAGCACGCCAGCCTCGATATACTCCCCGATTTCCTGCACGCGGCACAAGGATGCCGTAATCTCGGGGTCGTTGATGTCGGGAAAATAGTTGCGCGTATGCTTGCGGATTTTCCAGCCCGCGCGCTCAAAAAGATTGATAGTGGCTTCTTCCAGCGAACCCTTGGGCACGCCCAGTTTGATGATGGGCTTCGTATCCGCGCTCATGTTGCAGTCCTTATTTTACGCCGTAGACTTTTTCAGGGTCAAAAACCATTGGGGCGCACAGGTTTGCTGCGCCGTCCTTCCATTCCCGGTAAAAACAGGTGCGCCGACCCGTATGGCAGGCCGCGCCGCCCATCTGTTCCACCAGCAGAAGTACCGTGTCATTGTCACAGTCCAGCCGCAGAGCGCAGATCTTCTGTACATGGCCGGAAGTACCGCCCTTATGCCAGAGTTCCTTGCGGCTGCGGCTCCAGTAATGGGCTTCGCCGGTTTCAAGGGTTTTGCGCCAGGCTTCTTCATTCATATAGGCCAGCATCAGCACCTCGCCTGTGGCGTGGTCCTGCGCGATGGCGGGCAGAAGGCCCTTGCTGAAGTCGGGCGCAAAATCCGCGCCGGGAACGGCTGCGGGTGTTTGTTCCGGGGCTGTCATACTCACTCCTAGAGCAGATTACCTTTGAAATGTTCCTCATTTCAAAGCTTTCATTCAGCCGAAAAATGCGATTTTCGGCTGTATCCACGCCACGTTGTGGCGCGCCGCACTCTCGTGCAGTGGTAGAGCATTTACACTTTTTCAAAGTGAAATTGCTCTAAAAAAGCGGTGCCATGAACCGTGAGCAGTGCGTGCGCACGCGCTCGTGGTCGGCAAAGGGATTAAATCTAACCAGAAGCGCCATGAGACGCAAGCAAAGCCTGTGCGGCTGCGGGGCGCAGGGGGCCGTAGCCATTACAGGGCGCGCAAAAAATGTTTTTGGCGGGAAAAGTGTTGCGTCACTGCATGTGGCTCTTATCTGTATCGTGTGGCAGGCCGCACGTTGCAGTTTGCTCTGAAGGCGTTTTACGGCGCAAGTGCTCCCTTGTTGCGGGATGTGTACCTCGCCCCCGGCGTATGCGCAGCCTGTCTGTACTGTTGTGCGCCCCGGCGGCGTTGCAAGGCCGTTGCGGATGTACATGCGTAGCGGTACACTGTTCGTGCAGTGTGCCTGTGCCGGATGATCGCCAGCCGCGTCATGCACGGGGTCTGCTCTGGGGCGGGCCACGTGGGTGGACAGTATGCGCGGTTACGTGGCCCGTACATGCCCCATTTTTGGTTCATTCACCGCCTTGATCCAGGCAACTTGCGCAATTTACCACGCTATGGCATGTTCGTCCGTTAGCGAATCATATTTAATGGCGGGATGCCGCCGGGAATAATATATGCCAGAACATCAATTGCCCACCGACCCCGACACAGCCTCCGCAACAGCGAAAGACGCGCCGTCTGGCGTCGCGGCCGCGCCCCTTGAGGGCATATCCGTCAGCGAACCTGAAGACGCGCTGCCGCGGGTAACCCTAGCCGATCTGCCCCAGGCCATGCACGAAGCCTGCGCCCGCGCTGGCTGGCAGGGGCTTATGCCCGTTCAGTCCCTGGCGTTCCCCTATCTGCTGGAAGGGCGCGACATCATGGTGCAGTCGCGCACTGGCAGCGGCAAGACCGGCTGCTACCTTTTGCCCATGCTGCCCCGACTGTCCGCCGACCTCAAGGCGCCGCAGGCCCTTGTGCTGGCCCCCACGCGGGAACTGGCCGTACAGGTCGAGCGCGAGGCCGCCACACTGTTCGCGGGCACGGGCATTGTCACTGTCGCCGTTTACGGTGGCGTGGGCTACAAAAAACAGATGGACGCCCTGCGCGACGGAGCCCAGCTCATCGTGGGCACTCCCGGCCGCGTGCTGGACCATTTGCTGCGTCGCACCCTTGACCTCAAGGACTTGCGCGAACTGGTTTTTGACGAGGCCGACCGCATGCTCTCCATCGGCTTTTACCCGGACATGAAGGAGATACAGCGCTATCTGCCCCGGCGGCCCATCCATACCTGCCTGTTTTCGGCCACGTATCCTCCGCACGTGCTCAAGCTGGCCGGGGAGTTCATGTCTGCGCCGGCCATGCTTTCCCTTTCGCAAAAAGAAGTACACGTGGCCGAGGTGCAGCACCTCTTCTGCGAAGTGAAGCCCATGGATAAAGACCGCGCCCTGGTGCGGCTGCTGGAGACGGAAAATCCCGCTTCGGCCATCATTTTTTGCAATACCAAGTCCAACGTCCACTATGTGACGGGTGTCCTGCAGGGCTTCGGTTACAGCGCCGACGAGCTTTCCGCCGACCTTTCCCAGTCCCGGCGTGAGGCCGTGCTGGAAAAGATCCGTCAGGGCAAGCTGCAGTATCTGGTGGCCACGGACGTTGCCGCGCGCGGCATTGATATTCCCGAACTGTCGCACGTGTTCCTGTACGAGCCGCCCGAAGATCACGAAAGCTACATCCACCGCGCAGGCCGCACGGGCCGCGCCGGAGCCGCAGGCACGGTGATTTCTCTGGTGGACGTCATGCAGCGCATGGAACTTGACCGCATCGCCAAGCACTACAAGATCGGCCTCATCCCCCTGCCCCTGCCCACGGACGAAGACGTGGCCCGCGTGGCGGGAGCCCGCCTGACAGCCATTCTTGAAGGGCGTTTTCGCAATCTCACGGGCCTTGAGCGCATGCGCGTGGCCCGCTATACCCAACTGGCGCGCGACCTCGCGGCCGAAGGGGGAGATGACGAGGACAGCGCCCTGCTGCTGGCCATGCTGCTGGATGCGGCCCATCAGGAAAGCCTGCGTGAAAACCGCTTTCCCGACCCGTCTTCCCCCAGCCCCGCAGCAGGCCAGAGCGGCGGTTCGCGTCAGGGTTCGGGCCGTGGCGGTTCAGGCAGCCGTGGCGGCAGAAGTTCCAGGGGCGGCAACGGCGGAAACAGTGACCGCAGCGAACGTAGTGATCGCAATGAGCGTAGTGACCGCAGCGAACGCAACGATCGTAGCGACCGCAGCGAGCGCAGCGAGACCGCCAGCGGAGAAAACGCGGAGGCCCGCTCGGGCAGACGCCGCCGTTCTTCGCGCCGCCGTGACGGCGAACAGGGCAGGGATGCCGGGGACACTGCGCCCCGGAATGAGCAAGGCAAAACGGACAGCGCTGAATAAGCCGACGGAGTTGTATGCGTCATATGGACGGCACACCGGGACCAGCTTCTACAACCACATCCCCGGAAATGGCGACACCCGCCGTTCTTTCCGACACCATGCGGCAGGCTCTGGATAATTTCATGGCCTTGTATGAAGACGCGGATTTTACTGTGGAACTGGCCTATCTGGGCGTGGGGCGCATGCAGTTTTTGCGCCGCCGCCAGATGCTGCTTGAGCTGCGCGGGCTGTACATGGCCCTCTGGCGGCTGGCATTGGCCAGGTCTTTTCCGCAGGACGCTGACCTCATGTTCGATACGTTTTTGCGTGAATACGCCGCAAAGAACAGGGACAGGGCCAGCGCCCGGGTGCTGACGCGGGGGCGCGAGTACTGGGGCATGCTGGAACCCATGGGCGACGGCGACTTCAGTGACGTGGCGCGCCACCTGACCTCCTTTTTCGCCAGGACTGAAATGGGCGACAAGAGCGTCAATCTCAAACTCGTGCTGCACATCCGCAAACTTTACAAACATATATTCGACAGGCTTATATAAGGCCGTTGCGCAAGGGCCCGGCAGTCCGGGTCTTTTGCCGTGCGGGTATTTGCCTTGGAACCGGCAGACATGAATATTGCACATTCCATTGAAGAGCTTTCTTTTATTGAGGCCAGCGGCCTCACCATCGGCAACTTTGACGGCGTACACCTTGGGCATCAGGCGCTCATACGGCATACGCTGGATGTGTGCGCCGGTGAAAAGCTGACGCCCGTGGTCATGACGTTCTGGCCGCATCCGCGTCAGGTGGTCATGCCCCAGCGTGAGCACATGCCCCTGACCACGCGCGAAGAACGCTTTGCCCTGCTGGAAGCCCTTGGCGTGGAGCATGTGCTGGAACTTCCCTTTACTCCCGAACTGGCCGCCCATGACGCCAACAGCTTTGTGCGGGAATTTCTTGCGCCGCTGCACCT
This DNA window, taken from Desulfovibrio sp., encodes the following:
- a CDS encoding sulfite exporter TauE/SafE family protein; amino-acid sequence: MSFGRQVYEFLLSGSQAYAKWDLEVSTSILKNRKKLLLILALAVPILAGCLAEAYEYHEMLGGKSAYAPAFYTTNIFLASIAVGLAAGLITGCIGAGGGFIITPALMAVGVKGILAVGTDLFHIFAKAIMGTTVHKKLGNVSGKLAVAFLAGSIIGTFIGGAINKGLYNADPLLSELFISSIYAVLLGFLGFYALFDFLKSSRGGAAASQDAHGGSSGMTGLAVKLQGLRMPPMISFDEDLVPGGRRISGWIVAAGGVFVGLLAAIMGVGGGFVTFPMFVYIFGVSSMTTVGTDILQIIFTAGFAAIGQYAIYGYVFYTLAIGMLLGSLLGIQVGALTTKVVKGIHIRGFYAISIIAGFINRAATLPKKLVEMEVLHWSPSLVGIIENVGNVVFWVVVAFFGLWVFSKFFFNIGKLRGEA
- the hisI gene encoding phosphoribosyl-AMP cyclohydrolase — protein: MTAPEQTPAAVPGADFAPDFSKGLLPAIAQDHATGEVLMLAYMNEEAWRKTLETGEAHYWSRSRKELWHKGGTSGHVQKICALRLDCDNDTVLLLVEQMGGAACHTGRRTCFYREWKDGAANLCAPMVFDPEKVYGVK
- a CDS encoding YkgJ family cysteine cluster protein → MSKDASRDFIDNLPELGPDETFCFDCNPEVPCFNRCCAELTLPLTPYDISRLRRHLGMASDVFLNTFTTLRSFPDTGFPLPMLRMLDGPDEPCPFVTPAGCSVYEDRPGACRYYPIGRGTKMAADGVAERFFIVRESHCHGFDKGTSRTAQQWMKNEELQPFNEANDRYMRLMAMVRATGNPLEARMATTAVLCLFQIDKFRELINAMNMFSHVAIDAARKTAIMEDSLDGDVAALNFALDWLELIIFGQSQGLAKK
- a CDS encoding DEAD/DEAH box helicase, encoding MPEHQLPTDPDTASATAKDAPSGVAAAPLEGISVSEPEDALPRVTLADLPQAMHEACARAGWQGLMPVQSLAFPYLLEGRDIMVQSRTGSGKTGCYLLPMLPRLSADLKAPQALVLAPTRELAVQVEREAATLFAGTGIVTVAVYGGVGYKKQMDALRDGAQLIVGTPGRVLDHLLRRTLDLKDLRELVFDEADRMLSIGFYPDMKEIQRYLPRRPIHTCLFSATYPPHVLKLAGEFMSAPAMLSLSQKEVHVAEVQHLFCEVKPMDKDRALVRLLETENPASAIIFCNTKSNVHYVTGVLQGFGYSADELSADLSQSRREAVLEKIRQGKLQYLVATDVAARGIDIPELSHVFLYEPPEDHESYIHRAGRTGRAGAAGTVISLVDVMQRMELDRIAKHYKIGLIPLPLPTDEDVARVAGARLTAILEGRFRNLTGLERMRVARYTQLARDLAAEGGDDEDSALLLAMLLDAAHQESLRENRFPDPSSPSPAAGQSGGSRQGSGRGGSGSRGGRSSRGGNGGNSDRSERSDRNERSDRSERNDRSDRSERSETASGENAEARSGRRRRSSRRRDGEQGRDAGDTAPRNEQGKTDSAE
- the hisG gene encoding ATP phosphoribosyltransferase, with the translated sequence MSADTKPIIKLGVPKGSLEEATINLFERAGWKIRKHTRNYFPDINDPEITASLCRVQEIGEYIEAGVLDVGITGLDWLAERNHEDKVVRVSDLVYSKTSNRPCRWVLAVAGDAPYRCAADLAGKRIATELEGLTRRYFEKAGVNVDVFYSWGATEAKVVEGLADGIVEVTETGTTIRAHGLRIIDEVMVSYPVLIANRDAWADPRKRAKIEQLDLLLQGALRAENLVALKMNAPADNLAAILEMLPSLNSPTVSPLRDEKWLSVESVVQIDVVRDLIPRLREAGAEGIIEYALNKVI